A single region of the Pseudomonas mandelii genome encodes:
- a CDS encoding DMT family transporter — MNQPTPISCQQQVIPHWRQKMPLPLLEAALILTWSSGFVGARFSMDYAPPLLVVFWRCVVVTLILFPFVARQLRQTSPAVLLKNAGIGLLAMAGYLAGVIQGIALGVPAGLAAVFANLLPMAVALLAAGVLGQKLAWQVWTGLGIGLVGVGVVTLGALAWGSAPLWAYGLPVLGTLSLAIATLWQKHLHASESLDLLPNLWLQCCVSSFAFALIEGTQGSLAPIPGMGFALSVLWTVGLSTLGGYGLYWVCLRRATATRVASVLYLSPPVTMLWAWAMFNEPLSWQMVSGMAVSGVGIWMVVRSEARQARR; from the coding sequence ATGAACCAGCCCACACCGATCTCCTGTCAGCAGCAAGTCATCCCCCACTGGCGCCAGAAGATGCCGCTGCCGCTGCTCGAGGCGGCTTTGATTCTGACCTGGAGTTCCGGATTCGTCGGCGCGCGATTCTCGATGGACTATGCGCCCCCCTTGTTGGTGGTGTTTTGGCGCTGCGTCGTGGTCACGCTGATCCTGTTTCCTTTCGTCGCCAGGCAATTGCGGCAAACCTCCCCTGCCGTGTTGCTGAAAAACGCCGGCATCGGTCTTCTGGCCATGGCCGGCTATCTGGCCGGCGTCATCCAAGGCATAGCCCTGGGCGTACCGGCGGGCCTTGCCGCGGTGTTCGCCAACCTGCTGCCGATGGCGGTCGCATTGCTGGCCGCTGGCGTGCTGGGGCAAAAACTGGCCTGGCAAGTCTGGACAGGGCTGGGCATCGGCCTGGTTGGGGTTGGGGTGGTGACGCTTGGCGCGCTGGCCTGGGGTAGCGCGCCCCTCTGGGCGTATGGCCTGCCGGTGCTCGGTACGCTTTCGCTCGCCATCGCGACACTCTGGCAGAAGCATCTGCACGCCTCTGAATCGCTGGACCTGCTGCCCAACCTGTGGCTGCAATGTTGCGTGTCGAGTTTTGCATTCGCCCTGATCGAGGGCACGCAAGGTAGCCTGGCGCCGATACCCGGCATGGGGTTTGCGCTGAGCGTACTGTGGACGGTGGGATTGTCTACGTTAGGCGGCTACGGGCTTTATTGGGTCTGCCTGCGCCGGGCGACAGCCACACGAGTGGCCAGCGTCTTGTACCTGAGCCCGCCCGTCACGATGCTTTGGGCCTGGGCCATGTTCAACGAACCGTTGTCATGGCAGATGGTGTCAGGCATGGCAGTGTCCGGGGTCGGCATCTGGATGGTGGTTCGGTCGGAGGCTCGGCAGGCTCGGCGGTAA
- a CDS encoding NADPH-dependent F420 reductase codes for MSRIFSLMLAGLVLYTSPAMADTLKIGVIGAGKVGGTLGTLWVKAGHSVMFSSRHPEALADLVKEAGPNARAGSVTEAAAWGDVIVLSVPYGAMPALSEQLKGKLDGKVIFSTSNPFGGRDADVGRKALDMGVALADQQYLPGVHLVRAFNAIGFASMKGLSGKNKAIPVFADDAQARDIGVRLVRDAGFVPVLFPLARANEGLPGGPLSGVWREADLKQRRGVGELCQNVEATCAEAR; via the coding sequence ATGTCCAGAATCTTCTCTCTGATGCTCGCCGGCCTGGTTCTGTATACCAGCCCGGCGATGGCAGACACCCTCAAGATCGGCGTGATCGGCGCCGGCAAGGTCGGCGGTACGCTTGGCACGCTCTGGGTAAAGGCCGGGCACTCGGTGATGTTTTCATCACGCCACCCCGAGGCGCTGGCGGACCTGGTCAAGGAGGCCGGCCCCAACGCGCGGGCCGGCTCGGTCACCGAGGCCGCGGCCTGGGGCGATGTGATCGTGTTGAGTGTTCCCTATGGCGCCATGCCGGCGCTGTCCGAACAGTTGAAGGGCAAACTGGACGGCAAAGTGATATTCAGCACCAGTAATCCATTTGGCGGCCGTGACGCAGATGTCGGGCGCAAGGCGCTGGACATGGGCGTGGCCCTGGCGGATCAGCAGTATCTGCCCGGCGTGCACCTGGTGCGGGCGTTCAACGCCATTGGCTTCGCCTCAATGAAAGGCCTTTCCGGCAAAAACAAGGCGATTCCTGTTTTCGCCGACGATGCCCAGGCCCGGGATATCGGCGTCCGGTTAGTGCGTGATGCCGGGTTTGTACCGGTGCTGTTCCCGCTGGCGCGCGCCAATGAGGGGTTGCCGGGCGGCCCGCTCAGCGGCGTCTGGCGTGAGGCCGACCTCAAGCAACGACGGGGCGTCGGTGAGCTTTGTCAGAATGTAGAGGCGACCTGCGCTGAAGCTCGTTAG
- a CDS encoding LysR family transcriptional regulator — protein MTAILDIELVRTFHAVARIGKFSAAAEQLHKSPAAVSVHIQRLEAVAGGRLLNRDNQSVSLTALGKRLLLSTTELLSTHDRVLADLHGNHLAGRITLGVPDEYAAHVIRDILPTFAAAWPNVVLELKTAPSDSLRDQVQRGKLQAAVIAQARGQLTMQAQFLVATTPIWVGPANKSLASMDPLPLAVHAAQCPYRQAMVASLKQSGRRWRVVLDSPSNQAVSACVEAGLAISLIDRARVTESMQILVGLPVIPEHEVVFVRSPSSDGDEAVDLLSQAMQQHFRL, from the coding sequence ATGACGGCGATACTCGATATCGAGCTGGTACGTACATTTCATGCGGTGGCGCGGATTGGCAAATTCAGTGCGGCGGCCGAGCAGCTGCATAAAAGCCCGGCGGCGGTGAGCGTGCATATCCAGCGGCTTGAGGCAGTCGCCGGGGGGCGCTTGCTGAATCGCGATAATCAGTCCGTCTCCCTGACCGCACTGGGCAAGCGTTTGCTTTTGTCGACGACAGAACTGCTGAGCACCCATGACCGGGTGCTGGCCGACCTGCATGGAAACCACCTGGCAGGACGCATTACCCTGGGTGTCCCCGACGAATACGCCGCCCATGTCATCCGCGACATCCTGCCGACATTCGCCGCTGCCTGGCCCAACGTGGTGCTGGAGTTGAAGACAGCCCCCAGTGATTCGCTGCGTGACCAGGTCCAGCGTGGAAAGCTTCAGGCCGCGGTGATTGCCCAAGCCAGGGGGCAACTGACCATGCAGGCGCAATTTCTCGTCGCCACCACGCCGATCTGGGTGGGGCCGGCAAACAAGTCGCTGGCCTCGATGGATCCGCTGCCACTGGCCGTGCATGCGGCGCAATGCCCTTATCGGCAAGCCATGGTGGCATCACTCAAACAAAGCGGCCGCCGGTGGCGCGTGGTGCTGGACAGTCCGTCCAACCAGGCCGTCAGCGCCTGCGTGGAGGCCGGGTTGGCGATCAGTCTGATAGACCGCGCCCGGGTGACGGAAAGTATGCAGATTCTCGTTGGTTTGCCCGTCATACCGGAGCATGAGGTCGTGTTTGTCCGATCGCCGTCTTCAGATGGGGATGAAGCGGTGGATTTGCTCTCCCAAGCCATGCAGCAGCACTTTCGGCTCTAG
- a CDS encoding LacI family DNA-binding transcriptional regulator, whose amino-acid sequence MSNIREVARLAGVSVATVSRTLKSPERVLPDTRDKVNAAVEKAGYRPNQMAVQFRSRRTGNLVILVPTIANTFFAKVISGAQQAAQLAGYRLLLCDTQGREEVEREFAELVYAHQADGVIQLRAYDPFEAPFPSADLPPIVNACEVIQGGRHPTISLDNRAAAKAMTEHLIELGHRRIGLIKGPKSSPLTRDRVAGYQDALQQAGITSDAALICHGDFSLKAGHDGAAAMLELPDRPTALFCENDEMAIGALKRIKQQGLRVPEDISLVGFDDIPFAAYCDPPLTTISQPAETFGQKAVEMLIALIERKPIEQRHVVLPFKLTLRNSTAVVRAR is encoded by the coding sequence TTGTCCAATATCCGCGAAGTAGCCAGGCTGGCCGGCGTCTCCGTCGCCACGGTGTCCAGGACGCTGAAGTCGCCTGAACGCGTGCTCCCCGACACGCGCGACAAGGTCAACGCCGCGGTGGAAAAAGCCGGTTATCGACCGAACCAGATGGCGGTGCAATTTCGCTCGCGCAGAACCGGCAACCTGGTGATTCTGGTGCCGACCATCGCCAACACGTTTTTCGCCAAGGTGATCAGCGGCGCGCAGCAAGCCGCCCAGCTCGCCGGGTATCGGCTGTTGCTGTGCGACACCCAGGGCCGCGAGGAAGTGGAACGGGAGTTTGCCGAATTGGTCTACGCCCATCAGGCCGATGGCGTGATCCAGTTACGCGCCTATGACCCTTTCGAAGCGCCCTTCCCCAGCGCCGATTTACCGCCGATCGTCAATGCCTGCGAGGTGATTCAGGGCGGCCGTCATCCCACCATCAGCCTCGACAACCGCGCGGCTGCCAAGGCCATGACCGAACATTTGATCGAACTCGGCCACCGCCGGATCGGCCTGATCAAAGGCCCGAAAAGCAGCCCGCTGACCCGCGATCGCGTGGCCGGTTATCAGGACGCCTTGCAACAGGCCGGTATCACGTCGGATGCCGCGCTGATCTGCCATGGCGATTTCAGTCTGAAGGCCGGACATGACGGCGCCGCCGCGATGCTGGAATTGCCCGACCGCCCCACGGCGTTGTTTTGCGAAAACGATGAAATGGCCATCGGCGCGTTGAAACGCATCAAGCAACAAGGCCTGCGCGTTCCTGAGGACATTTCATTGGTGGGCTTCGACGACATCCCCTTCGCGGCGTACTGCGACCCGCCGCTGACGACCATCTCGCAACCCGCCGAAACATTCGGTCAGAAAGCCGTCGAGATGTTGATCGCGCTGATCGAGAGGAAACCGATCGAACAGCGGCATGTGGTGTTGCCGTTCAAGTTGACGTTGCGCAACAGCACCGCAGTTGTCAGGGCGCGCTAA
- a CDS encoding PaaI family thioesterase, producing the protein MSSLDNSLQDTAAPDGVCYGCGSSNPHGLHIKSFWHADGVHVMAEHVPDPMYCGWPELVYGGLIAMLVDCHSNWTAMAYHYREENREVASLPRINCVTGNLGIKFIKPTPMGVPLTLRARVEGDVGRKTRVICEVYAGDVLTAVGDSVFVRVDTDQLAAAAHSR; encoded by the coding sequence ATGTCCAGTCTCGACAACTCCCTGCAAGACACCGCCGCGCCTGACGGCGTCTGTTACGGCTGCGGCAGCAGCAATCCGCACGGGCTGCACATCAAGAGCTTCTGGCATGCGGACGGCGTGCATGTCATGGCCGAGCACGTGCCTGATCCCATGTATTGCGGCTGGCCGGAGTTGGTGTACGGCGGGTTGATCGCGATGCTGGTGGACTGTCATTCCAACTGGACGGCGATGGCTTATCACTACCGTGAGGAAAACCGCGAAGTCGCCAGCCTGCCCCGGATCAATTGCGTCACCGGCAACCTTGGCATCAAGTTCATCAAACCGACACCGATGGGTGTGCCATTGACCCTGCGTGCCAGAGTGGAAGGCGATGTCGGACGCAAAACCCGTGTCATCTGCGAGGTCTATGCCGGGGACGTACTCACGGCGGTTGGCGATTCCGTTTTTGTCCGCGTGGATACCGATCAATTGGCGGCGGCGGCGCACAGTCGGTAG
- a CDS encoding sugar phosphate isomerase/epimerase family protein, whose protein sequence is MNPEHSPVNPTSQAGLRGPGIFLAQFMSAEAPFDTLANIAQWAASQGYKAIQLPTLGTQYIDLARAAESQEYCDELKAVCAKAGVEISELSTHLQGQLVAVHPAFDALFDDFAPAHLRGQPQARTEWAIEQLKLAARASQRLGLKAHATFSGALLWPYIYPWPQRPSGLVEQGFAELAKRWLPILDCFEEAGVDLCYEIHPGEDLHDGASFERFLEAVDHHPRAAILYDPSHLLLQQMDYLGFIDRYHARIRMFHVKDAEFRPDARSGVYGGYQGWVERPGRFRSLGDGQIDFKSIFSKLTQYDFSGWAVLEWECCLKDSAQGAAEGAAFIERHMISKTQKAFDDFASVQSDEGFNRRLLGLPEA, encoded by the coding sequence ATGAACCCGGAGCACTCGCCCGTGAACCCTACTTCTCAAGCAGGCCTGCGCGGCCCGGGGATCTTCCTCGCGCAGTTCATGTCCGCCGAAGCGCCCTTCGACACCCTGGCCAATATTGCCCAGTGGGCGGCGTCGCAAGGCTACAAGGCCATTCAGTTGCCGACCTTGGGCACGCAATACATCGACCTGGCGCGCGCCGCTGAAAGCCAGGAATACTGCGACGAATTGAAGGCAGTCTGCGCAAAAGCGGGCGTCGAGATCAGCGAGTTGTCGACGCACCTGCAAGGTCAACTGGTGGCGGTGCATCCGGCGTTCGACGCCCTGTTCGACGACTTTGCCCCGGCGCATCTACGCGGCCAGCCGCAAGCACGCACCGAATGGGCCATCGAGCAGTTGAAGCTGGCAGCCCGGGCCAGTCAGCGCTTGGGACTGAAGGCCCACGCAACCTTTTCCGGTGCGCTGCTGTGGCCGTATATCTACCCCTGGCCGCAACGCCCAAGCGGATTGGTCGAACAGGGTTTTGCCGAACTGGCCAAACGCTGGTTGCCGATTCTTGATTGCTTCGAGGAGGCCGGTGTCGACCTGTGCTACGAAATCCACCCCGGTGAAGACCTGCACGACGGCGCCTCGTTCGAGCGTTTTCTGGAGGCGGTGGATCACCATCCACGCGCCGCGATTTTGTATGACCCCAGCCATCTGCTGCTCCAGCAAATGGACTACCTGGGCTTCATCGATCGCTACCACGCGCGCATCCGCATGTTCCACGTCAAAGACGCCGAGTTCCGGCCCGATGCGCGTTCGGGCGTCTACGGCGGTTACCAGGGCTGGGTTGAGCGGCCGGGGCGTTTCCGTTCCCTGGGCGATGGCCAGATCGACTTCAAATCGATCTTCAGCAAACTGACCCAATACGACTTCAGCGGTTGGGCCGTGCTTGAGTGGGAGTGTTGCCTCAAGGACTCCGCCCAGGGTGCCGCAGAAGGGGCGGCGTTCATCGAGCGGCACATGATCAGCAAGACGCAGAAGGCCTTCGACGATTTCGCCAGCGTGCAGTCGGACGAAGGTTTCAATCGACGATTGCTGGGGTTGCCCGAAGCCTGA
- a CDS encoding nucleoside permease produces the protein MSTMTARLSAMMFLQFFIWGGWFVTLGTFLASNLGASGGQIGMAFSTQSWGAIIAPFVIGLIADRFFNAERILAVLHLVGAVLLYQLYRAPDFSTFYPYVLAYMMIYMPTLALVNSVAFRQMSDPALEFSRIRVWGTIGWIVAGVVISFVFAWDSQALISSGGLRNTFLMSAIASLVLGLYSFTLPRTAPLKPEVGRSGLKQMLGLDALSLLKDRSYLVFFIASILICIPLAFYYQNANPFLAEIGVTNPTAKMAIGQVSEVLFMLLLPLFIHRFGIKIALLVGMLAWALRYLLFAYGNNGDLAFMLFTGIALHGICYDFFFVSGQIYTDAKAPERFRSSAQGLITLATYGLGMLIGFWVAGQVTDHYALTGSHDWKSIWLFPAGFALAIFFCFALAFKGRQAAVVQSTV, from the coding sequence ATGTCCACGATGACCGCGCGCCTGAGCGCCATGATGTTCCTGCAATTCTTTATCTGGGGCGGATGGTTCGTCACCCTCGGTACGTTCCTCGCCAGTAACCTGGGCGCCAGCGGCGGGCAGATCGGCATGGCGTTCTCCACCCAGTCCTGGGGCGCGATCATCGCGCCCTTTGTGATCGGCTTGATCGCCGACCGCTTCTTCAATGCCGAACGCATCCTTGCGGTGCTGCACCTGGTGGGCGCCGTGTTGCTGTATCAGCTGTATCGAGCGCCGGACTTCAGTACGTTTTACCCTTACGTGCTGGCGTACATGATGATCTACATGCCGACCCTGGCACTGGTGAATTCAGTGGCGTTCCGGCAGATGAGCGACCCGGCCCTCGAGTTTTCCCGCATCCGCGTGTGGGGCACCATCGGCTGGATCGTGGCCGGCGTGGTCATCAGCTTTGTGTTTGCCTGGGACTCCCAGGCCCTGATTTCGTCAGGCGGGCTGCGCAACACCTTTCTGATGTCGGCGATTGCGTCTCTGGTGCTCGGCCTCTACAGCTTCACCTTGCCGCGCACCGCGCCACTGAAACCGGAGGTGGGCCGCAGCGGCCTCAAGCAAATGCTCGGGCTGGATGCGTTGAGTTTGCTGAAGGACCGCAGTTACCTGGTGTTCTTCATCGCCTCCATTCTGATCTGCATTCCGTTGGCGTTTTATTACCAGAATGCCAATCCGTTTCTGGCGGAAATCGGCGTGACCAATCCGACGGCGAAAATGGCCATCGGGCAGGTTTCCGAAGTGCTGTTCATGCTGCTTCTGCCGCTGTTCATTCACCGCTTCGGGATCAAGATTGCGCTTTTGGTGGGGATGTTGGCGTGGGCCTTGCGCTACTTGCTGTTCGCCTACGGTAACAATGGCGACCTGGCGTTCATGTTGTTTACCGGCATCGCCTTGCACGGTATCTGCTACGACTTCTTCTTCGTGTCCGGCCAGATCTACACCGACGCCAAAGCGCCGGAGCGTTTCAGAAGCTCGGCCCAAGGGCTCATTACTTTGGCGACCTATGGCCTGGGCATGCTGATCGGCTTCTGGGTCGCAGGGCAGGTGACCGACCACTATGCGCTGACGGGCAGCCATGACTGGAAGAGCATCTGGTTGTTTCCGGCGGGGTTCGCCCTGGCGATCTTTTTCTGCTTTGCGCTGGCGTTCAAGGGGCGGCAGGCAGCGGTTGTTCAATCGACCGTCTGA
- a CDS encoding Gfo/Idh/MocA family protein has translation MGFVGGGEGAFIGQAHRQAAGLDGRFELVCGAFSRDARNNQDTGAALGLCASRCYSDWRRMLEAERALPVDQRMELLIIVTPNHLHAPIASQALSAGFHVFSEKPAALNLAELLPLKAVLERSDRLYGLAHTYLGYPMVWQARQMVRDGVIGSVRKVIVEYPQGWLSEDVAGQGNKQAGWRDLPEQSGLGGCIGDIGTHAFSLAEFVADQPIQHLCAMLNTHVASRQLDDDAAMLFKMADGASGVLIASQVCAGEENPLKIRVYGDKGGLEWRQEEPSSLIHRSLDQPMRVLRSGVGQPWLCDAATRRMRLPAGHPEGYLEAMANLYGDFATAIRSNVDGNVAPGVPGIDVGLRGMAFIETVIASHRGDTKWTELVCPQ, from the coding sequence ATGGGTTTTGTCGGTGGTGGGGAGGGCGCCTTCATCGGTCAGGCCCACCGTCAGGCCGCCGGGCTCGATGGCCGTTTTGAGTTGGTGTGTGGCGCGTTCAGTCGCGACGCCCGCAACAATCAGGACACCGGCGCCGCGCTGGGATTGTGCGCTTCGCGTTGCTACAGCGACTGGCGGCGGATGCTGGAAGCCGAGCGCGCGCTGCCGGTCGATCAGCGCATGGAGCTGCTGATCATTGTCACCCCCAATCACCTGCACGCGCCGATTGCCAGCCAGGCGCTGAGTGCGGGATTTCATGTGTTCAGTGAGAAACCGGCGGCGTTGAATCTGGCCGAGTTGCTGCCGCTCAAGGCTGTGCTTGAACGCAGCGATCGCCTCTATGGCCTGGCCCACACGTACCTGGGCTATCCGATGGTCTGGCAGGCGCGGCAGATGGTTCGCGACGGGGTGATCGGCTCCGTGCGCAAGGTGATTGTCGAGTACCCCCAAGGCTGGCTGAGCGAGGATGTGGCGGGGCAGGGCAACAAGCAGGCCGGCTGGCGCGACCTGCCTGAGCAGTCCGGGTTGGGCGGCTGCATCGGCGATATCGGCACCCATGCCTTTTCATTGGCCGAATTCGTGGCGGACCAGCCCATCCAGCACCTGTGCGCGATGTTGAATACCCACGTTGCCAGCCGGCAACTGGACGACGATGCCGCGATGCTGTTCAAGATGGCTGACGGCGCGAGTGGTGTGTTGATTGCCAGCCAGGTCTGCGCGGGTGAAGAGAACCCGTTGAAAATCCGCGTCTACGGCGACAAGGGCGGCCTGGAATGGCGCCAGGAAGAGCCGTCGAGCCTGATCCATCGTTCCCTTGACCAACCAATGCGCGTGCTGCGTTCCGGTGTCGGCCAACCCTGGTTGTGCGACGCCGCGACCCGGCGCATGCGTCTGCCGGCCGGACATCCCGAAGGCTATCTGGAAGCCATGGCCAACCTCTACGGCGATTTCGCCACGGCGATTCGCAGCAACGTCGACGGCAACGTGGCCCCCGGCGTGCCGGGCATCGACGTCGGGCTGCGCGGCATGGCCTTCATCGAAACCGTGATCGCCAGTCATCGTGGCGACACGAAATGGACCGAACTGGTCTGCCCTCAATGA